The Saccharomyces eubayanus strain FM1318 chromosome IV, whole genome shotgun sequence genome contains the following window.
TGCTTGTTTAAAGCTTGAGCAGCTGCATCAAAAGCACCAGCAGCAACTAGGACGGAAGGTAACTTGGAGTTCTTAATCCAAACGGCCGTTTCAGCCTCTTTTGCTGGAGAGGCGATTTCACcttcttctactttttcAGTTAGATCTTCTCCTACGTCCAAATCTTCGTCACCTAGGTCCCAGGCTCCCTCGTCCTCGCCGATATCCATGTCATTGAAACTTTCTTCAGCAAgtggttcttcttcttcttcggcGATATTTTCTGCCGGAACGTCATCATCTATGTTCAAATCATCGATTTGACCTAAGACAGCTTTTTCGAAGTAAGATAGTTCAGCTTCCTTTAATGGCCATTTTGCAAGTGGCTCGGAGATTGCCGGGCTTTGAACGAAATTGGAGGGATTAACTTGGTCTGGTAAAGTAACATCTTGTGCGTCGATTTCGGCTTGTTCCAAATATGCCGAAGCTGCTGCGTCATCTCCATTAGCCTTTGCTACGGCATAAGCTAATGGCAAAGACCCAGCATCAGCAAAAATATTAgatctttctttggtggAGTTATTGTAGATAGTGTTTAATAGCATACTTCCAAAATCTTCACGGTTTTGAGCAatattttgcatttttgaCAGTTTGTTGACATCACCAGTGACAAGATATAGAAAAGATAATTTATCGAAAGAATGTTGAGTTTGGTAAATCATTTCAGCTAAGGTAGTGTTACCTTGTGCCAAAGCCTCTTGGTTCAATCTTTCCCAAACACCATCGTCATTTAGTTTTTTGGCTTCATCTAGGGCAACATCTAGATTACCATATTCCAGAGCCAAATCAAAACGAATATGTGGATCTTGGACAAACTGCAAAGCAATCTCTGGGAAACCTGACTTCTGTAAATAGGAGATAATGTTTTGACCGACTAGATTAGAGTTCTTTATGAGACGTAAGACTTCTGGGAAGTTCTTGTTGACCAACGCCTTCTTAAAACGGTATTCTGTGGGGTCAATGGTTAGGATTTCAATTTCACCATCACGGTTTAAACAATAAACTAATTTCCCTTGGACTTTTGTGATATACAAAGTCTTTTCCAAAGTCTTAATAATACCTCTATCGCCGTTCAGTAGCGAGTATCTAATGTGATTCAAAGTTGAGTAAATCAAGACACCGCTTTCATCCCAAGCAGCACTTTTGATTCTGATGGTTTCATGCATAGAGTTAATCAATTCTAATTTCTTGGTAGCCAAAGTTATGGTATGTTTGCTCATCAATGCAACATATTGGCCATCTAAGGACCATGATACGTACTTGACATTTTTAACAGCTAATTGGGCTACCTTTTTGCCCTGTTGGACATCATAGAGGACGGCTTCTCTTGGATGTATGACCAAAACAGATCCAGGACCAGCAGCTACAATAGTTCTTACCGATTCCTCCATTTTAATGTTTCTGGTCACTTTGTTTTCTAAAGAACGAACTTCAACAGATTCAGAGTTTTTGTTGTAAACAACAAATCTATTACGACCAACAAAAGTGGCAAAATTACCTGAATCTTGGGTAACGCTTGTTGGTTCCACGGCACCTACGGGTTGTTTAGACAGGATTACGAGAGCGAACTTGCCGTTAGCTTCATTAATCAGAATGGAGTGTTGGGATGGGTTGTATGATATACTTCTAAATGCATCCCAAGGTTGACCAATGCCTTTTAACGAGGCATAAGGTAATGAAGCGActcttttttggaaattgaaactttgaatttgcttTTCCGCATTGACAAAAAAcaattgattttgatggATAACGCTACATGGCCTTTCACGATCTAGTTTGAAAACCATAATACCAGAATCGTGGGCTGCACCAAATAGGTTGATATGAGGGTGGGCTGCGATTAACCAAAACCTATCGTTTTCTCTCTTAAATTGCTTTACTGGAGTTCTCTTATCAAGATCCCAGACTCTTAAAGTTTTGTCTTCACCGACTGAAATGATCAGATTTTGGTGTGGGTGAAAAATGACACTGTCGACATTGTTAGTGTGACCTCTGCAAGTGTCGACTTCCCAAGCCTTTGTAGCACTCATTCTCCATAATTTTACTTGACGATCGTCACTGGCGGAGACAATCAATGGTAAAGTTGGATGGAAAGAGGCCCAGTTAACACCTCTTGTGTGACCTTCCAAGATGAATTTCACCACACAGTCGCCAAGAGAACCGTCCAAAAGGTTTTGTTGGGCATTCAGTTGTTCTTCGAAAGAATTGTTGCTAGGAGCAGAATGTCTCTTTCTTAAGCCTGAGATATCCCAAATTCTGATGGTTTCATCCAAAGAAGCGGAAACGATCAGATCATCAGTGGGATGAAATTGAGCACACATGACAAAATGATTGTGACCAGTCAAACAAGCGATTTCCTTACGGTTTTGCCAGTTCCAGATCCTTATGGTCTGGTCATCAGAGGCAGATATGATCCAAGGCAATTCACGGTGGAAAAACACGGTACGAACATAGTCCAAATGACCCGACAAAGTGTAAAGGCACTTGTTTGTGTCCAAAGACCAGACTTTAATGGTATAGTCGTCACCTGCAGAAACGAAAATTGGTTGGGTTGGGTGGAAATCTAGCCCACGAACGGGACCTTCGTGATCCTCGAACCTATGAAGCAGCGTGCCCATTCTGTAATCCCATAACTGGATGGTGGAGGAGAACAAAGCCACCAATACCCAAGGTCTGGAAGGGTGGAAGGCAATACCCTTGGCCCTGGTGGACTTTGATTCGAATTTAGTTagcatcttcatcttgttcCGGTCGTGTAATGAATAAAGACACTAgcagaaagagaaagaaagacTCTTGATTTTATTTCAGTTCAATAAATCACAGACTTGTAGTGAACAGGCGTGATCTTGTTTTATTGAGAGGGAAAAGGGgaagataaaataaaaggaaaaaaactttgTATCTTAGGGAAAGAAAGGGGGGTACAAGGTGCTTGAAAAACGTGCTATTTCGTCAATCGTGTAGTCTACCTATTTGCAATGCCTCTTGAAACAAGTGTGTCGTCCCTGTGCGTTACTGAATTCAGGCTCTACTAGCGCACTCTCGAAGACGGATCTGTTATTTATGTKAGTTGGCAAATTGTCGATTTCGTTTCGTGTTGTCCAAATTTTCGGTCGCTCTGTACGTCGTATAAAATCAACAATGGTAATAGTAACAAAAGAGTACacatctatatacatatatggTATAAAATATTACACATGAGATCGCTGGTACTGAGGGAAGACTGAAACTACTCTTCCACAAGACGGGCGGTTTTTTCATCGAACTTCAAGAGCCCTTTCAACTCCTTTAGTCTGGCTTGCACTAGCACGAGCAGGTTGTAAAGCACGGAAAGAGTGGGCGTTGGGACACCGTTTCTCTTGGCGATTCTGATGGGGTTGCCCAGGATCACCTCCAGCTCCATCAATTGACCCTTGTCGCGGTCTACACACATGGAGGGCTTGAACACCTTGTTTCTGGTGATCTCAGTGAACATCGTCACGAACTTCTCCTCGATGACGATGCCCTCACTCGCAGCAATGGCGATGATCTCTCTCATGGCAGGCTGGAACACCTCAGTCGCAGTGCTCTTCTTATCGACGCCGAACTCCAAACAACGGGGAACGTCCAGCCCGACGAGGGCCGTGGATGTGTTGATGGCAGCGTTGTAGACGAGCTTCTTCCACCGGGAGTAGCGGACCCTGGGCTCGAATTCCACGAAGTTGTGGCCCTTGTTGCTGTACATTCGGACGAAGTCGTTGGCAGCTTGGACAGCAACAGCGTCCTGTGGGTCGAAGGCCCCGCAGGAAAGGTAGTCCTGGCTGACCTGGCTGATATGACCGGTCCCGATCTTAGTGGAACCGAT
Protein-coding sequences here:
- the COP1 gene encoding coatomer subunit alpha gives rise to the protein MKMLTKFESKSTRAKGIAFHPSRPWVLVALFSSTIQLWDYRMGTLLHRFEDHEGPVRGLDFHPTQPIFVSAGDDYTIKVWSLDTNKCLYTLSGHLDYVRTVFFHRELPWIISASDDQTIRIWNWQNRKEIACLTGHNHFVMCAQFHPTDDLIVSASLDETIRIWDISGLRKRHSAPSNNSFEEQLNAQQNLLDGSLGDCVVKFILEGHTRGVNWASFHPTLPLIVSASDDRQVKLWRMSATKAWEVDTCRGHTNNVDSVIFHPHQNLIISVGEDKTLRVWDLDKRTPVKQFKRENDRFWLIAAHPHINLFGAAHDSGIMVFKLDRERPCSVIHQNQLFFVNAEKQIQSFNFQKRVASLPYASLKGIGQPWDAFRSISYNPSQHSILINEANGKFALVILSKQPVGAVEPTSVTQDSGNFATFVGRNRFVVYNKNSESVEVRSLENKVTRNIKMEESVRTIVAAGPGSVLVIHPREAVLYDVQQGKKVAQLAVKNVKYVSWSLDGQYVALMSKHTITLATKKLELINSMHETIRIKSAAWDESGVLIYSTLNHIRYSLLNGDRGIIKTLEKTLYITKVQGKLVYCLNRDGEIEILTIDPTEYRFKKALVNKNFPEVLRLIKNSNLVGQNIISYLQKSGFPEIALQFVQDPHIRFDLALEYGNLDVALDEAKKLNDDGVWERLNQEALAQGNTTLAEMIYQTQHSFDKLSFLYLVTGDVNKLSKMQNIAQNREDFGSMLLNTIYNNSTKERSNIFADAGSLPLAYAVAKANGDDAAASAYLEQAEIDAQDVTLPDQVNPSNFVQSPAISEPLAKWPLKEAELSYFEKAVLGQIDDLNIDDDVPAENIAEEEEEPLAEESFNDMDIGEDEGAWDLGDEDLDVGEDLTEKVEEGEIASPAKEAETAVWIKNSKLPSVLVAAGAFDAAAQALNKQVGVVKLEPLKKYFTNIYEGCRTYMPSTPYELPAQLGYIRAYDDTVSEDQILPYVPGLDIVNEKMNEGYKNFKLNKLEVAIECFREAIYRITLLMVDDSEDEKLARKVLETAREYILGLSIELERRSLKEESTVRMLELAAYFTKAKLSPIHRTNALQVAMSQHFKHKNFLQASYFAGEFLKIISSGPRAEQARKIKTKADSMASDAIPIDFDPYAKFDICAATYKPIYEDTPSVSDPLTGSKYIVTEKDKIDRIAMISKIGAPASGLRIRV